In Nitratireductor basaltis, the following are encoded in one genomic region:
- the mutL gene encoding DNA mismatch repair endonuclease MutL, with amino-acid sequence MTTAPRTIRQLTETVINQIAAGEVIERPASVVKELVENALDAGATRVEIATAGGGLSLLRVIDDGHGIPPDEIPLAVSRHCTSKLSDDIHAIHSLGFRGEALPSIGSVSRLTLRSRTAEADSANEITVDGGKVGPVRPVAANRGTTVEVRDLFYATPARLKFMKSERAESSAITDVIKRIALAYPDVRFSLTGTDRSSTEFAAVAPDGEGLLQRIAQVLGKEFPENAIPIDAEREGIALSGYASIPSFSRGNALNQFAYVNGRPVRDKLIAGAIRGAYMDALPRDRHAVTALFLTLDPELVDVNVHPAKADVRFRDPGLVRGLIVGAIRHALEMSGMRAATTGASAMMDKFLRAEAPASHSPAAYRHDYTARPGEPWRAETSPSRPLEAVTPVAAGFAEPRQATFESAVTPSADARAATIEPEPEALKHPLGAARAQVHENYIIAQSEDALVIVDQHAAHERLVYEALKQAIHSRPLPSQMLLLPEIVDLPEEDAERLDAHSAFLAKLGLGLERFGPGAVAVRETPAMLGEVDVHKLVRDLADEIAESDTAETLKERIDHIAATMACHGSVRSGRRLRAEEMNALLRQMEATPGSGTCNHGRPTYIELKLADIERLFARR; translated from the coding sequence ATGACCACAGCCCCCCGCACCATTCGCCAGTTGACCGAGACCGTGATCAACCAGATCGCCGCTGGCGAGGTGATCGAGCGGCCGGCGAGCGTCGTCAAGGAGCTGGTGGAAAACGCGCTGGATGCCGGCGCGACGCGCGTGGAGATAGCCACCGCCGGCGGAGGCCTGTCGCTGTTGCGGGTCATTGATGATGGTCACGGCATCCCGCCCGACGAAATACCGCTGGCCGTTTCGCGGCACTGCACCTCCAAGCTGTCGGACGATATTCACGCGATCCACTCGCTGGGTTTTCGTGGTGAGGCGCTGCCGTCCATCGGGTCGGTGTCGCGGCTGACGCTGCGCTCGCGCACGGCTGAGGCGGATTCGGCCAATGAGATCACGGTGGATGGCGGCAAGGTCGGTCCCGTGCGCCCGGTCGCGGCCAATCGCGGCACGACGGTGGAGGTGCGCGACCTCTTTTACGCCACGCCTGCGCGGCTGAAATTCATGAAGAGCGAGCGGGCGGAATCGAGCGCGATCACGGATGTGATCAAGCGTATTGCGCTTGCCTATCCCGATGTGCGTTTTTCGCTCACCGGCACGGATCGTTCCTCGACCGAGTTTGCAGCCGTTGCACCTGATGGTGAAGGCCTCCTGCAGCGCATCGCGCAGGTTCTGGGAAAGGAATTTCCCGAAAACGCGATACCAATCGATGCGGAGCGCGAGGGCATCGCGCTGTCGGGCTATGCGTCGATCCCGTCCTTCTCGCGCGGCAATGCGCTCAACCAGTTCGCCTATGTGAATGGTCGCCCCGTGCGCGACAAGCTGATCGCGGGAGCCATACGCGGGGCCTATATGGATGCGCTGCCGCGCGACCGGCACGCGGTCACCGCCCTCTTCCTGACGCTTGATCCGGAACTGGTTGACGTGAATGTGCATCCCGCCAAGGCCGATGTGCGCTTTCGCGATCCCGGACTGGTGCGCGGGCTGATCGTGGGTGCGATCCGCCATGCGCTTGAAATGAGCGGCATGCGTGCGGCGACCACGGGTGCCTCGGCCATGATGGACAAGTTCCTGCGCGCGGAAGCACCTGCTTCCCATTCGCCGGCTGCCTACCGTCACGACTACACCGCTCGCCCGGGCGAGCCATGGCGCGCGGAAACTTCGCCGAGCCGTCCGCTTGAAGCCGTAACACCCGTTGCTGCCGGTTTTGCGGAACCACGGCAGGCGACATTCGAAAGCGCGGTGACGCCAAGTGCCGATGCGCGCGCAGCGACAATCGAACCCGAACCGGAAGCGCTCAAGCACCCGCTGGGTGCGGCACGCGCGCAGGTGCATGAGAACTACATCATCGCACAGAGCGAGGACGCGCTTGTCATTGTCGACCAGCATGCCGCCCATGAGCGGCTCGTCTATGAGGCGCTGAAGCAGGCCATCCATTCGCGCCCCCTGCCCTCGCAGATGCTGCTTCTGCCGGAGATCGTCGATCTGCCGGAAGAAGATGCCGAACGGCTTGATGCGCATTCGGCATTTCTTGCGAAGCTTGGCCTGGGGCTCGAGCGCTTTGGCCCCGGTGCCGTGGCGGTGCGTGAGACGCCTGCCATGCTGGGCGAGGTGGATGTGCACAAACTCGTGCGTGATCTTGCCGACGAGATCGCCGAAAGCGACACCGCCGAGACGCTGAAAGAGCGCATCGACCACATCGCGGCCACCATGGCCTGTCATGGCTCGGTGCGTTCCGGACGGCGGTTGCGGGCGGAGGAAATGAACGCCCTTCTGCGCCAGATGGAAGCCACACCCGGCTCCGGCACGTGCAATCACGGGCGGCCGACCTATATCGAGTTGAAGCTTGCGGATATCGAGCGACTTTTCGCGCGCCGCTGA
- a CDS encoding DUF2093 domain-containing protein, with protein MNRFEGPGAREARIRYLDGDFQVLSPGGFVRCAVTGDPISIEELKYWSVERQEAYINAQTSLAREIEMNPELRKRG; from the coding sequence ATGAACAGGTTTGAAGGTCCCGGCGCGCGCGAAGCACGCATCCGCTACCTGGACGGCGATTTCCAGGTCCTGAGCCCGGGCGGCTTCGTACGTTGCGCGGTGACCGGCGATCCGATTTCGATCGAGGAGCTGAAATATTGGAGCGTCGAGCGCCAGGAAGCCTATATCAACGCACAGACATCGCTTGCCCGTGAAATCGAGATGAATCCGGAGCTGCGCAAGCGCGGCTGA
- the lpxK gene encoding tetraacyldisaccharide 4'-kinase — translation MSSGSEAPPFWWQKPDWRAWALWPFSLAYGAVASWRMRKAPRHEVMAPVLCVGNLTVGGEGKTPVCIALAHEALQQNLKPGFLSRGFGGSFSAPHLVDLEHDSARHVGDEPLLLARHAPVVVTPDRLAGAMRLLQEGCDFIIMDDGFQSARIHMDYALIVVDARRGLGNGHVIPGGPMRAPLIEQLRFATAILTIGEGDGAARVVRRASRAGRPVAAAHIRPLEGHRLEGRRVVAFAGIGNPQKFYRTLEELGAEVVATRDFPDHHAFSHDDFADLEELAGEHGAELVTTEKDMVRLTSGTADARAFAEKVQVLPIEARFETPETPAAIIRETVNAARQRRLKQRG, via the coding sequence TTGAGCTCGGGGAGCGAGGCACCGCCCTTCTGGTGGCAGAAGCCGGACTGGCGCGCCTGGGCGCTTTGGCCCTTTTCGCTAGCCTACGGAGCCGTCGCTTCCTGGCGCATGCGCAAGGCGCCGCGTCATGAGGTCATGGCGCCGGTCCTGTGCGTCGGTAACCTGACGGTTGGTGGTGAGGGGAAGACGCCGGTCTGTATCGCGCTGGCGCACGAGGCGCTGCAACAGAACCTGAAGCCGGGCTTTCTGTCCCGGGGCTTCGGTGGCAGTTTTTCAGCGCCCCATCTCGTTGATCTCGAGCACGATAGCGCACGCCATGTGGGTGACGAACCCTTGCTTCTGGCGCGTCATGCGCCGGTCGTGGTAACGCCTGACCGGCTTGCCGGTGCAATGCGTCTTCTGCAGGAAGGCTGCGACTTCATCATCATGGATGACGGCTTCCAGAGCGCGCGCATTCACATGGATTACGCTTTGATTGTGGTCGATGCCCGACGCGGTCTCGGGAATGGTCACGTCATCCCCGGCGGGCCGATGCGGGCCCCGCTGATCGAACAACTGCGCTTTGCGACAGCTATCCTCACAATCGGCGAGGGTGATGGTGCCGCCCGTGTCGTGCGCCGCGCCTCTCGCGCTGGCCGTCCGGTCGCAGCCGCGCATATCCGTCCTCTGGAGGGTCATCGGCTTGAAGGCCGGCGCGTTGTAGCCTTTGCGGGTATAGGCAACCCGCAGAAATTCTATCGCACGCTGGAAGAGCTCGGAGCTGAAGTGGTCGCGACACGCGATTTTCCCGATCACCACGCCTTCTCTCATGACGATTTTGCGGATCTGGAAGAGCTGGCCGGGGAACACGGGGCAGAGCTTGTGACCACCGAAAAGGACATGGTGCGCCTGACCAGCGGTACTGCCGATGCGCGCGCATTTGCCGAAAAGGTGCAAGTGCTGCCGATTGAAGCGCGTTTCGAAACGCCCGAAACGCCGGCTGCGATCATACGCGAGACCGTGAATGCCGCGCGTCAAAGGAGGCTGAAGCAGCGCGGCTAG
- the waaA gene encoding lipid IV(A) 3-deoxy-D-manno-octulosonic acid transferase, whose protein sequence is MSEIWARAILATYRWAGAAAYPLIGGYIGWRVNKGKEDRARRHERYGRPSRPRPAGPLVWVHAASVGETVAVLGLIEHLLSGGINIVLTTGTVTSASVASERLGERVIHQYVPLDLKPAVNRFLNHWRPDLAIMAESEIWPMTILELGARRIPQVLVNGRMSDRSFENWRKRPYLAEALFENLSHVVAQSEVDGERFRKLGSRPVTVSGNLKVDTALPPVEEDALASLREAIGDRPTWAAVSTHEGEETIAGEVHQKLKRRHPGLLSIIVPRHPERCEVVKAALEELGLKVATRTSKDPVGADVDVLLGDTIGEMGLYLRLTEIAFVGRSLTGEGGQNPLEPAMLDTAVLSGANVQNFRDSYRKLISGGGARLVRDGQMLAGAVNFLLNNEEKRKGMMAAGHATVAEMSGALTRTVSALEPFIHPLILQSRLEGNHRDGEL, encoded by the coding sequence ATGAGCGAAATCTGGGCACGTGCGATACTAGCCACCTACCGGTGGGCGGGAGCAGCCGCCTATCCGCTGATCGGCGGCTATATCGGGTGGCGTGTCAACAAGGGCAAGGAAGACCGCGCGCGCAGACATGAACGATATGGCCGACCCAGCCGTCCCCGCCCGGCGGGTCCACTTGTCTGGGTTCATGCCGCAAGTGTCGGTGAAACGGTGGCGGTTCTTGGCCTCATCGAACATCTGCTTTCCGGCGGCATCAATATCGTCTTGACGACGGGCACGGTTACTTCGGCTTCCGTGGCATCGGAGCGTCTGGGCGAGCGTGTCATCCACCAGTATGTGCCGTTGGACCTGAAGCCGGCCGTTAACCGTTTTCTCAACCATTGGCGGCCCGATCTTGCCATTATGGCGGAATCGGAGATCTGGCCGATGACCATCCTTGAACTGGGCGCGCGCCGCATCCCGCAGGTTCTGGTCAATGGCCGCATGTCCGATCGCTCCTTCGAGAACTGGCGCAAGCGGCCTTATCTGGCTGAAGCGCTGTTCGAGAACCTCTCGCATGTGGTCGCGCAGTCCGAAGTCGACGGCGAGCGCTTTCGCAAGCTTGGATCGAGACCGGTCACGGTATCGGGAAATCTCAAGGTCGACACCGCCTTGCCGCCCGTAGAAGAGGACGCGCTGGCCTCGCTGCGCGAGGCCATAGGTGATCGCCCGACCTGGGCTGCCGTTTCCACCCATGAGGGGGAGGAAACGATCGCCGGTGAAGTGCACCAGAAACTAAAGCGCCGTCATCCAGGCCTCCTGAGCATCATCGTGCCGCGTCATCCCGAGCGCTGTGAAGTCGTCAAGGCAGCGCTTGAGGAGTTGGGCCTGAAGGTTGCCACGCGCACGAGCAAGGATCCCGTGGGAGCCGATGTGGACGTACTACTGGGCGACACTATCGGCGAGATGGGCCTATATCTGCGCCTGACGGAAATTGCCTTTGTGGGACGTTCCCTCACAGGGGAGGGCGGCCAGAATCCGCTTGAACCGGCCATGCTCGACACCGCCGTGCTTTCCGGTGCCAATGTGCAGAATTTCCGCGACAGCTACCGAAAGCTGATAAGCGGAGGCGGCGCGCGCCTGGTGCGCGATGGACAGATGCTTGCCGGCGCCGTCAATTTCCTCCTGAACAACGAGGAAAAGCGCAAGGGCATGATGGCGGCAGGTCATGCGACGGTTGCGGAAATGTCCGGCGCGCTCACACGCACGGTTTCCGCGCTGGAACCCTTCATCCACCCCCTCATCCTGCAAAGCAGGCTCGAGGGCAATCACAGGGATGGCGAGCTTTGA
- a CDS encoding lysophospholipid acyltransferase family protein, with product MKVGQDTPRVRPMKALWRRIRKPLARSRVVKQIIASIMAQAIRFVAWTNPPVKGSADVEPAIAEFSPAIAALWHGQHILGPTINPRRHRLVALFSKSADAELNALVAEKLGFETVRGSGGRAGVHSAKKGGARALIQLKRTIDQGCNVAMIADIPHGTPREAGLGIVTLARLSGRPIVPVAIATSRRKVLEKTWDKTTINLPFGRRAVILGDPIHVPSDADEQAMEAKRQEVTASLNAATARAYQLVDAG from the coding sequence ATGAAGGTTGGGCAGGATACGCCGCGTGTGCGCCCGATGAAGGCACTGTGGCGGCGCATTCGCAAGCCGCTCGCGCGATCGCGGGTGGTCAAGCAGATCATTGCCTCCATCATGGCGCAGGCCATCCGTTTCGTCGCCTGGACCAATCCGCCCGTCAAAGGCTCTGCCGATGTCGAACCTGCGATTGCCGAATTCTCTCCGGCCATTGCCGCACTCTGGCACGGGCAGCATATTCTCGGACCGACAATCAATCCGCGCAGACACCGGCTGGTGGCGCTCTTTTCCAAGAGTGCCGATGCCGAACTGAACGCGCTCGTGGCCGAGAAGCTCGGCTTCGAAACGGTCCGCGGATCCGGTGGTCGTGCCGGCGTGCACAGCGCAAAGAAGGGCGGGGCTCGTGCCCTGATCCAGCTCAAGCGCACCATCGACCAGGGCTGCAACGTCGCCATGATCGCGGATATCCCGCATGGCACACCGCGTGAGGCGGGCCTTGGCATTGTAACACTGGCCCGCCTTTCCGGTCGCCCGATCGTCCCCGTGGCCATCGCCACCAGCCGCCGCAAGGTGCTGGAGAAGACCTGGGACAAGACGACCATCAATCTGCCATTCGGACGTCGTGCCGTGATATTGGGTGACCCCATTCACGTGCCTTCCGATGCTGATGAACAGGCCATGGAGGCCAAGCGGCAGGAGGTCACGGCTTCGCTGAACGCGGCGACAGCCAGGGCCTATCAGCTTGTTGATGCCGGATGA
- a CDS encoding DUF4170 domain-containing protein, protein MAEEKENKQLLHLVFGGELESLKGATFRDLDGLDVVGIYGDYKSAEKAWRAKAQETVDNAHMRYFIVHLHRLLDPDGGTIDKG, encoded by the coding sequence ATGGCTGAGGAAAAAGAAAACAAACAGTTGCTCCACCTGGTTTTCGGTGGCGAACTTGAATCTCTGAAGGGCGCGACGTTCCGCGACCTCGATGGGCTGGATGTCGTCGGTATCTACGGCGACTACAAGTCGGCCGAGAAGGCTTGGCGCGCCAAGGCTCAGGAAACGGTAGACAACGCACATATGCGATATTTCATCGTGCATCTGCATCGCCTGCTCGATCCGGACGGCGGAACGATCGACAAGGGCTGA
- a CDS encoding 3'(2'),5'-bisphosphate nucleotidase CysQ — protein sequence MPVSDSIPAAEELELLSQAAREAGEIAMRYFGQNPEVWMKGGTSPVSEADFAVDKYLQEVLTRARPGYGWLSEETADDLDRLKAPRTFVVDPIDGTRAYIDGRDVWCVSIGLVEDGRTIAGVLECPAKKEHYTAALGHGAYVNGKPMAVRQRTDRLVVGGPNPMIKALPDEARDLIDAHPYVPSLAYRIALVACGTMDATFVKPNAHDWDLAAADLMLSEAGGEVRDAKGARPRYAGPSHKLSALAAGSGEFLDDMVEALARVAQK from the coding sequence TTGCCGGTGAGTGACAGCATTCCAGCAGCCGAGGAACTTGAACTGCTCTCGCAGGCCGCTCGTGAGGCCGGTGAAATAGCCATGCGCTATTTCGGGCAGAACCCGGAAGTCTGGATGAAAGGCGGCACATCGCCCGTCAGCGAAGCGGACTTCGCCGTTGACAAATATCTGCAGGAAGTGCTGACCCGTGCGCGACCCGGTTATGGCTGGCTGTCGGAAGAAACGGCAGATGATCTCGACCGGTTGAAGGCACCGCGCACATTCGTGGTGGATCCGATCGACGGCACGCGCGCCTATATCGACGGGCGCGATGTCTGGTGCGTCAGCATTGGCCTTGTCGAAGACGGTCGCACCATTGCCGGCGTCCTGGAATGCCCGGCAAAGAAGGAACATTATACTGCAGCCCTGGGTCACGGCGCATACGTGAACGGCAAGCCCATGGCCGTGAGGCAGCGCACCGACAGGCTGGTGGTGGGCGGTCCGAACCCGATGATCAAGGCGCTGCCGGACGAGGCGAGGGACCTGATCGATGCCCATCCCTATGTACCCTCACTTGCCTATCGCATTGCGCTCGTGGCTTGCGGGACCATGGATGCAACCTTCGTGAAGCCGAACGCGCATGACTGGGATCTTGCAGCAGCCGACCTGATGCTGTCGGAAGCTGGCGGCGAGGTGCGTGACGCAAAAGGCGCAAGGCCGCGCTATGCCGGCCCTTCCCACAAGCTCTCGGCCCTGGCTGCAGGCAGCGGCGAATTTCTTGACGACATGGTCGAGGCACTCGCTCGGGTTGCGCAGAAGTAG
- a CDS encoding TldD/PmbA family protein, translating to MADNANRKQLLDRVQALVEAAKRAGADAADAVVVRSRSHGVSVRLGKVEGTESAESDDMSLRVFVGKKVASVGATVHSDPAMLAERAVSMARVSPDDPYQGLVEKDRLATDFPDLDLYDETEVSPDRLLQDALEAEEAALAVEGVTNSAGAGASAGSGGLVLATSEGFVGQYTASRFSRSVSVIAGEGTGMERDYDFSSRLHFSDLDPAEEIGRRAGERAARRIGARKVPTGRYPVVYDPRVARGLAGHLAGAINGASVARKTSFLRDMMGKKIASDAITITDDPLRKRGQSSRPFDGEGVSGEKLVMVENGVLAHWLLSSSVARELGLQTNGRGARGGTSVNPTATNFALEPGDTSPADMIADIRNGFYVTEVFGQGVNLVTGEYSRGAAGFWIENGELAYPVSEVTIASNLKDMFLSMQPASDLDRNFGVAAPTIMIESMTLAGE from the coding sequence ATGGCTGATAACGCGAACCGGAAACAGCTTCTCGACCGTGTACAGGCACTGGTGGAAGCGGCGAAGAGAGCTGGTGCCGATGCTGCCGATGCGGTCGTGGTCCGCTCCCGTTCCCATGGCGTATCTGTACGGCTCGGCAAGGTCGAGGGAACCGAATCGGCGGAGAGCGATGACATGTCGCTTCGCGTTTTCGTTGGCAAGAAGGTGGCGAGCGTCGGCGCAACGGTTCATTCCGACCCCGCAATGCTGGCAGAACGCGCCGTCTCCATGGCGCGCGTTTCCCCCGATGACCCCTATCAGGGACTTGTCGAGAAGGACCGTCTAGCGACCGACTTCCCTGATCTCGACCTGTATGACGAGACGGAAGTTTCGCCCGACCGTCTGTTGCAGGACGCGTTGGAGGCGGAAGAGGCCGCCCTTGCTGTTGAAGGTGTCACCAATTCCGCCGGAGCAGGCGCGAGTGCCGGCTCCGGTGGTCTCGTCCTTGCCACTTCAGAGGGCTTCGTCGGCCAGTATACGGCAAGCCGCTTTTCCCGTTCCGTCAGCGTTATTGCAGGCGAGGGAACGGGCATGGAGCGCGACTATGACTTTTCCTCGCGCCTGCATTTTTCCGATCTCGACCCTGCAGAAGAAATCGGCCGTCGCGCCGGTGAACGGGCCGCCCGCCGCATAGGTGCGCGCAAGGTGCCGACCGGCCGTTATCCCGTGGTGTACGATCCGCGCGTGGCGCGGGGCCTGGCAGGTCACCTTGCCGGCGCGATCAATGGTGCGTCGGTAGCCCGCAAGACCAGCTTCCTGCGTGACATGATGGGCAAGAAGATCGCCTCCGACGCAATCACGATCACGGACGATCCGTTGCGCAAGCGCGGGCAGTCTTCCCGTCCCTTCGATGGCGAAGGCGTTTCGGGGGAGAAGCTTGTAATGGTGGAAAACGGGGTGCTCGCGCACTGGCTGCTCTCGTCCTCGGTCGCACGTGAACTCGGCTTGCAGACGAATGGACGTGGTGCGCGCGGCGGCACATCGGTCAATCCCACCGCGACCAATTTCGCCCTCGAACCCGGCGACACGTCCCCCGCAGACATGATCGCCGACATCAGGAACGGCTTCTACGTGACAGAGGTTTTCGGGCAGGGCGTGAACCTGGTCACCGGTGAATACAGTCGCGGCGCTGCAGGTTTCTGGATCGAAAATGGCGAACTCGCCTATCCCGTCTCCGAGGTGACGATTGCGTCCAACCTGAAGGACATGTTCCTCTCCATGCAGCCCGCCAGCGACCTTGACCGCAACTTCGGCGTGGCCGCTCCCACCATCATGATCGAAAGCATGACCCTTGCCGGTGAGTGA
- a CDS encoding monovalent cation:proton antiporter-2 (CPA2) family protein, whose protein sequence is MEEASHSLTYWEPLLLLFGAVLGATLFKRLGLGTILGYLMAGVAIGPVARLISDGEELLHVAELGVVLLLFIIGLELNPSRLWAMRRDIFGLGFAQVLLSGAVIALIASFGLGLSFQASMIIGFGLALSSTAVAVQSMEEQGVLNRHYGQTAFSILLFQDISIAPLLALVPLLSPGGEGVEAMSLASFGIAILAVAALILCGRYILNPMFRLIASSGAREVMIAAALLVVLGSASLLQVAGLSMALGAFIAGVLLADSTFRHELSADIEPFRGVLLGLFFMAVGLSLDLNVVLANWLIILIGVPTLIMTKAALLYGLCRIFGSSHDDAVRVAGQLPQGGEFGFVLFTAASSALIFSNETASLLIAIVTISMALTPLSVALGERLVSEDDPDEMEEDWDGAGADVMMIGFSRFGQIVSQTLLAGGSDVTIIDHSAARVRLAERFGFRIYFGDGRRREVLEAAGIRDAKLVAVCTNGRASTDAIVELIKTEYPHVKLYVRSYDRAHTLWLRQRDVDYEIRETLESALRFGQESLEALGTDTMTAEAITEDVRRRDEDRLSIQAAEGLTAGNEKMHTRPVLPEPLIKPSRESRLLNPKDEKEAEKQAN, encoded by the coding sequence ATGGAAGAAGCAAGCCACAGCCTGACCTATTGGGAACCCCTGCTGCTGCTGTTCGGCGCCGTCCTTGGGGCCACGCTTTTCAAGCGCCTGGGGCTCGGGACCATCCTCGGCTATCTCATGGCCGGTGTTGCGATCGGCCCCGTTGCACGGCTCATATCGGATGGCGAGGAGCTTCTTCACGTTGCCGAGCTTGGTGTGGTTCTCCTGCTTTTCATCATCGGCCTGGAACTCAATCCCTCGCGACTCTGGGCCATGCGCCGTGACATCTTCGGGCTCGGTTTCGCGCAGGTTCTGCTCAGCGGTGCCGTGATCGCGCTCATTGCCTCGTTCGGGCTTGGCCTGTCGTTCCAGGCGTCGATGATCATCGGCTTCGGCCTTGCCCTCTCCTCCACAGCGGTGGCCGTACAGTCCATGGAGGAACAGGGCGTGCTCAACCGGCACTACGGGCAGACGGCATTTTCGATCCTGCTCTTCCAGGACATTTCGATCGCTCCACTGCTGGCACTCGTGCCGCTGCTGTCACCCGGCGGTGAAGGTGTCGAGGCAATGAGCCTGGCAAGCTTCGGCATAGCCATTCTGGCGGTTGCGGCTCTCATCCTTTGCGGGCGCTACATCCTCAACCCGATGTTCCGCCTCATTGCCAGTTCGGGCGCACGGGAAGTGATGATCGCAGCCGCCCTGCTGGTGGTGCTGGGTTCTGCTTCCCTGCTTCAGGTGGCCGGACTTTCGATGGCGCTTGGCGCCTTCATTGCCGGTGTGCTTCTGGCCGATTCCACATTCCGCCACGAATTGAGCGCCGATATCGAGCCGTTCAGAGGCGTGCTGCTCGGCCTGTTCTTCATGGCTGTTGGTCTTTCGCTCGACCTGAACGTCGTTCTCGCGAACTGGCTCATCATTCTCATCGGCGTGCCAACGCTGATCATGACCAAGGCAGCCCTGCTTTACGGCCTCTGCCGGATATTCGGCAGCAGCCACGATGATGCAGTGCGCGTGGCAGGCCAACTGCCTCAGGGCGGTGAATTCGGCTTCGTCCTGTTCACGGCAGCCTCTTCCGCGCTCATATTCTCGAACGAAACAGCATCGCTCCTCATCGCGATAGTCACGATTTCCATGGCACTCACGCCCTTGAGCGTTGCACTGGGCGAACGCCTTGTGAGTGAGGACGATCCCGACGAGATGGAGGAGGATTGGGATGGTGCGGGCGCTGACGTGATGATGATCGGCTTTTCGCGCTTCGGCCAGATTGTCTCCCAAACCCTGCTTGCCGGCGGCAGCGATGTGACCATCATCGACCATTCCGCCGCACGCGTACGACTGGCCGAACGCTTTGGATTCCGGATCTATTTCGGCGACGGGCGCCGCCGCGAGGTGCTGGAGGCGGCGGGCATTCGCGATGCGAAGCTGGTTGCCGTCTGCACGAACGGACGCGCATCAACGGACGCTATCGTCGAGCTCATCAAGACGGAATATCCGCATGTGAAGCTCTATGTGCGCTCCTACGACCGTGCCCATACGCTGTGGCTTCGCCAGCGCGATGTGGATTACGAGATCCGCGAGACGCTGGAGTCGGCCCTGCGGTTCGGACAGGAATCACTCGAGGCGCTTGGCACGGACACCATGACCGCCGAGGCCATTACCGAAGATGTGCGCAGGCGTGACGAAGACCGTCTTTCGATCCAGGCTGCGGAAGGGCTTACGGCCGGCAATGAAAAGATGCATACGCGCCCGGTTCTGCCGGAGCCGCTCATCAAGCCATCGCGGGAAAGCCGGCTCCTCAATCCAAAGGATGAGAAAGAGGCCGAAAAGCAGGCGAATTGA
- a CDS encoding patatin-like phospholipase family protein has translation MSNRGGSTPSIALALGGGGARGLAHIHAIKALDELGLRPTAISGSSIGAIMGAGMASGLSGKDIEEHARSILSRRAEVLARVWRSRPATFSEMMESGLRLGQFNAPRVVGAFLPEAIPETFQELKIPLHVTATDYYGHCLAVLSEGDLVSSLAASAALPAIFCPVERDGRLLIDGGIYNPVPFDILEGKADLVIAIDVVGAPSKTSAKVPTTVEMMFGATQLMMQSIIAMKLESRRPDILLRPPVSRFRVLDFLKINAIMEETAGLKDELKRAIDAAFTTAAKHSA, from the coding sequence GTGAGCAATAGAGGCGGAAGCACTCCCAGCATCGCATTGGCTCTTGGTGGCGGTGGCGCACGTGGTCTGGCGCATATTCATGCGATCAAGGCACTGGACGAGCTGGGCCTGCGGCCGACCGCCATTTCCGGCTCCTCCATCGGCGCCATCATGGGCGCGGGCATGGCGTCCGGCCTGTCCGGCAAGGATATCGAAGAACATGCCCGCTCCATCCTGTCACGCCGCGCAGAGGTGCTTGCCCGCGTCTGGCGATCGCGCCCGGCCACCTTCTCGGAGATGATGGAAAGCGGCCTACGCCTTGGCCAGTTCAACGCGCCGCGCGTGGTGGGCGCCTTTCTTCCAGAAGCGATCCCAGAGACGTTTCAGGAGCTGAAGATACCGCTTCACGTAACCGCCACCGATTACTACGGCCACTGCCTTGCGGTTCTGTCTGAAGGCGATCTCGTCTCAAGCCTTGCAGCCTCCGCGGCACTTCCCGCCATTTTCTGCCCGGTCGAGCGTGATGGTCGCCTGCTGATCGATGGCGGCATCTACAATCCCGTGCCTTTCGACATTCTCGAAGGCAAGGCCGACCTGGTCATTGCAATCGACGTGGTCGGCGCACCAAGCAAGACCAGCGCCAAGGTGCCGACGACGGTGGAGATGATGTTCGGCGCGACACAGCTCATGATGCAATCGATCATCGCAATGAAGCTGGAAAGCCGCCGTCCCGACATCCTGCTACGGCCGCCGGTGTCCCGTTTCCGCGTGCTGGACTTCCTCAAGATCAACGCGATCATGGAGGAGACGGCCGGGCTGAAGGACGAACTCAAACGTGCGATTGATGCTGCCTTCACGACAGCCGCAAAGCACTCCGCCTGA